In Mycolicibacterium gadium, the genomic window GCGCAGTGCATCTGCATCCGGAGTCCAGTCCATAGGTGCATACTTGCGAAAGTGACCCCGTTACAGCGGTATATCGCAGAAGAAATCGCCACCGATCACGTCGACGGGTTGCTGTCCAGACGCGAAGCCTTGCGCCGGCTGGCACTGCTCGGCGTCGGCACTGCGGCGGCGACCGCGTTGATCACGGCGTGCGGCGAGAACAAGCAGCCGACATCGAACGCGCCCGCGACGTCGAGCGAGCCGGCCACCGTCAGCGCATCGCCGCCAGGATCGGAGAACACCGTCCCGTCTACGCCGATCACCTGGGCCGGACCCGGTGGGGAACTGCAGGCGGCCTGGGCGCCCGCCGCCGAACCGCGCGGGGGAGTCCTCGTCATCCACGAGAACAAGGGACTCAACGACTACATCCGCTCGGTGGCCGGGCGATTCGCCGGCATCGGCTACTCCGCACTGGCGATCGACCTGCTGTCCGCGCAGGGAGGCACGGGCACGTTCGCCGATCCCGCCGAAGCCACGGCGGCCCTGGGCAAGCTGCCGCCCGAAGCGGCCCTGGCGGATCTGAAGTCGGGAATCGACGAACTCCAGCGCCGGGTGCCGGGCAAGAAGGTCGCCGCGGTCGGCTTCTGCATGGGTGGCGGTTTCGTCTGGCGATTGCTGGCCTCTGGTGAGCCGCGGCTGGCCGCCGCCGTGCCGTTCTATGGTCCGACGCCCGACAACCCGGATTTTGCCGGCTCCAAAGATGTTGCAGTACTGGGTATCTACGCCGCCCAGGACCAGCGTGTCAACGCCACCGAGCCGGTCGCGCGGGCGGCCCTGGAGAAGGCTGGCCTGGAATTCGAACTGGTCACCGAACCCGACGCCAACCATGCGTTCTTCAACGACACCGGCGACCGGTACAACGCCACCGCGGCCGAGGATGCCTGGCGTCGGGTGCAGGACTGGTTCACCGCGCACGTCGCCTGAGTCGCCCTACCGACACGGTCACTCACGGTGTTCACGGTGTGTTATCCCACCGGTTGATGTCGCGTTGTTGACCGCACATGCGTCCGGGTCAAATTCAGCTCATGCGGGTAGCACAGGTCGCGAATTTCTACGGCCCGCGTTCGGGAGGTCTGCGCACGGCAGTGGA contains:
- a CDS encoding dienelactone hydrolase family protein; translation: MTPLQRYIAEEIATDHVDGLLSRREALRRLALLGVGTAAATALITACGENKQPTSNAPATSSEPATVSASPPGSENTVPSTPITWAGPGGELQAAWAPAAEPRGGVLVIHENKGLNDYIRSVAGRFAGIGYSALAIDLLSAQGGTGTFADPAEATAALGKLPPEAALADLKSGIDELQRRVPGKKVAAVGFCMGGGFVWRLLASGEPRLAAAVPFYGPTPDNPDFAGSKDVAVLGIYAAQDQRVNATEPVARAALEKAGLEFELVTEPDANHAFFNDTGDRYNATAAEDAWRRVQDWFTAHVA